In Labrys wisconsinensis, the following proteins share a genomic window:
- a CDS encoding ATP-binding cassette domain-containing protein, whose protein sequence is MSVGAGEVLCLLGDNGAGKSTLIKTLSGVHKPSSGDFL, encoded by the coding sequence ATGTCGGTCGGGGCCGGCGAGGTTCTGTGCCTGCTCGGCGACAACGGCGCCGGCAAGTCGACGCTGATCAAGACGCTGTCGGGGGTGCACAAGCCGAGCTCGGGCGACTTCCT